In a genomic window of Saccharothrix sp. HUAS TT1:
- a CDS encoding glycohydrolase toxin TNT-related protein (This protein contains a domain related to Tuberculosis Necrotizing Toxin, which is the C-terminal effector domain of outer membrane channel protein CpnT, and which has a lethal NAD+-glycohydrolase activity.): protein MSELKPLNPTEQDALVKQIGLTLMRAAPEEWRHVTAEYRATGRYFELAAEVRTADGAMRAWSPPQEVAGLFSRLRAGMYRDGRGSWSNARYQLDHPSSYNLDFDRAEPTWTTPPPPQAYLDEMRFFPRTDENVPDWLRRRLQPPADQPQPARAFRTARVFDGAGPNGRPSVNRPPVPDTDRDLLLLYLDRAPVAVIGRGFDADVLNPDAPSVVPVAFQTDGHWIWPAAVGYYLRAYGVPPEPELVERAKAQDFVLPEVTEEARVAAAANLGAPAAPQGTELPAADPLPEPPAAETIAAPLPAPQADDQPHRPDEPAAPADVEETANLSDLKPEVIEYASEGPPYRVRFDEDGPVIDDRYRRESYVEGMDLFAPAAYERELNDTQTWNPFTDEEPDPAPAQETGEVEAVPEEPEPRPAEEPTTEPEPDRQADEAEVTAAFEVDQADLYTPEHDDDDDTAFDEDHFTEAEDTHPEEPEEHQPSPAPDQPTQFAEQVPPPFADQPTQVPPPFADQPTQFAEQVPPPFADQATQFAEAVQPFDDVTPPPPPPPTLTPPPVEPRQVTPDEERELATVRRALDDLDVPPAAYRFGGEPADRTWLLRTEGPDWEVSWYDHGPTNPVRFDRLEDAAAYLTGKLVLTNRRVPRPAPMPPPPPPQRPRPPMNNGFREEPRRPAPPPRPPVEQPPTPAAAQPAGTTTSTQEPKPQRTWPINPMNGEPPLTLFRHKKMVELPAGMEVDRFGEGEGNLVYAAGTPFPQRSLVPSWINRNYHVYRLRRPIEVLTGVAVPWFEQPGGGTAYLMPKTIDDMIADGVLVEVANQDPPTH from the coding sequence GTGTCCGAGCTGAAGCCGCTGAACCCGACCGAGCAGGATGCGCTGGTCAAGCAGATCGGCCTGACGCTGATGCGGGCCGCGCCGGAGGAGTGGCGGCACGTGACCGCGGAGTACCGCGCGACCGGCCGGTACTTCGAGCTGGCCGCCGAGGTGCGCACGGCAGACGGCGCCATGCGGGCCTGGTCACCGCCCCAGGAGGTGGCCGGCCTGTTCTCGCGGTTGCGCGCGGGCATGTACCGGGACGGCCGGGGCAGCTGGTCCAACGCCCGCTACCAGCTGGACCACCCGTCCAGCTACAACCTGGACTTCGACCGCGCCGAGCCGACCTGGACCACCCCGCCGCCGCCGCAGGCGTACCTGGACGAGATGCGGTTCTTCCCGCGCACGGACGAGAACGTGCCGGACTGGCTGCGCCGCCGCCTCCAGCCGCCCGCGGACCAGCCCCAGCCGGCGCGGGCGTTCCGCACGGCCCGGGTGTTCGACGGCGCCGGGCCCAACGGCCGCCCCTCGGTGAACCGCCCACCGGTCCCCGACACCGACCGCGACCTGCTGCTGCTCTACTTGGACCGCGCTCCCGTCGCCGTGATCGGGCGCGGCTTCGACGCCGACGTGCTGAACCCCGACGCGCCCTCGGTCGTCCCGGTCGCCTTCCAGACCGACGGCCACTGGATCTGGCCCGCCGCCGTCGGCTACTACCTGCGCGCCTACGGCGTGCCGCCCGAGCCCGAGCTGGTCGAACGGGCCAAGGCCCAGGACTTCGTGCTGCCCGAGGTGACCGAGGAGGCCCGCGTCGCCGCCGCCGCCAACCTCGGCGCGCCGGCCGCGCCCCAGGGCACCGAACTCCCCGCCGCCGACCCGCTGCCCGAACCGCCGGCCGCCGAGACCATCGCCGCCCCCCTCCCCGCGCCGCAGGCCGATGACCAGCCCCACCGGCCGGACGAGCCGGCCGCCCCGGCGGACGTCGAGGAGACCGCGAACCTCTCCGACCTGAAGCCGGAAGTCATCGAGTACGCCTCGGAGGGCCCGCCCTACCGCGTCCGCTTCGACGAGGACGGCCCGGTGATCGACGACCGGTACCGCCGCGAGTCCTACGTGGAGGGCATGGACCTCTTCGCGCCGGCGGCGTACGAGCGGGAGCTGAACGACACCCAGACCTGGAACCCGTTCACCGACGAGGAACCGGACCCCGCGCCCGCCCAGGAGACCGGCGAGGTCGAGGCCGTCCCCGAGGAACCCGAACCCCGGCCCGCCGAGGAACCGACCACCGAGCCCGAACCGGACCGCCAGGCCGACGAGGCCGAGGTCACCGCCGCGTTCGAGGTCGACCAGGCGGACCTGTACACCCCCGAGCACGACGACGATGACGACACGGCCTTCGACGAGGACCACTTCACCGAGGCCGAGGACACCCACCCGGAAGAGCCCGAGGAGCACCAGCCCTCACCGGCCCCGGACCAGCCGACCCAGTTCGCCGAGCAGGTCCCACCCCCGTTCGCCGACCAGCCGACCCAGGTCCCCCCGCCGTTCGCGGACCAACCGACCCAGTTCGCCGAACAGGTCCCACCCCCCTTCGCCGACCAGGCCACCCAGTTCGCCGAGGCGGTGCAGCCGTTCGACGACGTGACCCCGCCGCCGCCACCACCGCCGACCCTGACCCCGCCACCGGTCGAACCGCGCCAGGTGACGCCGGACGAGGAACGCGAACTGGCCACCGTCCGCCGCGCCCTGGACGACCTCGACGTGCCACCCGCCGCCTACCGCTTCGGCGGCGAGCCCGCCGACCGCACCTGGCTGCTCCGCACCGAGGGCCCGGACTGGGAGGTGTCGTGGTACGACCACGGCCCGACCAACCCGGTCCGCTTCGACCGCCTCGAAGACGCCGCCGCGTACCTGACCGGCAAGCTGGTCCTGACCAACCGCCGCGTCCCCCGCCCGGCCCCCATGCCACCGCCGCCACCACCGCAGCGCCCTCGCCCCCCGATGAACAACGGCTTCCGCGAGGAACCCCGCCGCCCCGCCCCACCACCACGCCCCCCGGTGGAGCAACCACCCACCCCGGCCGCCGCTCAACCGGCCGGCACCACCACGTCCACCCAGGAGCCGAAGCCCCAGCGGACGTGGCCGATCAACCCGATGAACGGCGAACCACCGCTGACCCTCTTCCGGCACAAGAAGATGGTCGAGCTGCCCGCCGGCATGGAGGTCGACCGCTTCGGCGAGGGCGAGGGCAACCTCGTCTACGCGGCGGGCACCCCCTTCCCGCAACGCTCCCTCGTGCCGTCCTGGATCAACCGCAACTACCACGTCTACCGCCTGCGCCGCCCGATCGAGGTCCTGACCGGCGTCGCCGTCCCGTGGTTCGAACAACCAGGCGGCGGCACCGCCTACCTGATGCCGAAGACGATCGACGACATGATCGCCGACGGCGTCCTCGTCGAAGTCGCCAACCAGGACCCCCCAACCCACTAA
- a CDS encoding TNT domain-containing protein: MTAPQLDVEDQNAILGSVTTLLVQRLPGDWEQLFVDFRMVGRYLETQVSGLTMFGSSFDWELPPEALPFFVQLRDGMARPGQGTWLSMKFHLVHPDTYSAEFDRDNEPDWTQPPSPEYYAEELEVYPRDVVPAWLRGPVGGDVIAAPVFDGPEPVAGDRPGVHPQELDDVLAYLENAPVVLAARSYGPDALDPGATPSVPLSFHTDGAWVWPGGVAYYLREHHVPPVPQLVQHIRDNGYTVPPVSPEAEDAAAAVATGKAESAPLPEHQPRTVTEADERALDRLKALLDHFGVPESAYGIAEPKPDAFVIEPAPGRSGWQVQFWDADRGPHGRPRVYEHAVDAAKVLLAELLWQVDPDRTRAAADTGALVLPVADIQPLPDEPPLSLFRDRENVVIPVGVELDRFGADVGNLVYASGTMFGHRSLPPDWLNRRYHVYRVQKPVPALKGVAVPWFGQVGGGVGYFLATSVRDLLADGSLVEVAAAAVQH; this comes from the coding sequence ATGACCGCGCCGCAGTTGGACGTCGAGGACCAGAACGCCATCCTCGGCTCCGTCACCACCCTGCTGGTGCAGCGCCTGCCGGGCGACTGGGAGCAGTTGTTCGTCGACTTCCGGATGGTGGGCCGCTACCTGGAGACGCAGGTCTCCGGGCTGACCATGTTCGGCTCGTCGTTCGACTGGGAGCTGCCGCCGGAGGCGCTGCCGTTCTTCGTGCAGCTGCGCGACGGCATGGCGCGACCCGGCCAGGGCACGTGGCTGTCGATGAAGTTCCACCTCGTGCACCCCGACACGTACTCGGCGGAGTTCGACCGGGACAACGAGCCGGACTGGACGCAGCCGCCCTCGCCCGAGTACTACGCCGAGGAGCTGGAGGTCTACCCGCGCGACGTGGTCCCGGCGTGGCTGCGCGGCCCGGTCGGGGGCGACGTGATCGCCGCGCCGGTGTTCGACGGGCCGGAACCGGTGGCGGGCGACCGGCCGGGCGTGCACCCGCAGGAGCTGGACGACGTGCTGGCCTACCTGGAGAACGCGCCGGTCGTGCTGGCCGCGCGCTCCTACGGGCCGGACGCGCTCGACCCGGGTGCGACGCCGTCCGTGCCGCTGTCCTTCCACACCGACGGCGCCTGGGTGTGGCCCGGTGGGGTGGCCTACTACCTGCGCGAGCACCACGTCCCGCCGGTGCCGCAGCTGGTGCAGCACATCCGGGACAACGGCTACACCGTGCCACCGGTCTCGCCCGAGGCCGAGGACGCGGCGGCGGCCGTCGCCACCGGCAAGGCCGAGAGCGCCCCGCTGCCCGAGCACCAGCCCCGGACGGTCACCGAGGCCGACGAGCGCGCGCTCGACCGCCTCAAGGCCCTGCTCGACCACTTCGGGGTGCCGGAGTCCGCGTACGGCATCGCCGAGCCGAAGCCGGACGCGTTCGTGATCGAGCCCGCACCCGGCCGGTCCGGCTGGCAGGTCCAGTTCTGGGACGCCGACCGCGGCCCGCACGGCCGGCCGCGCGTCTACGAGCACGCCGTGGACGCCGCGAAGGTGCTGCTCGCCGAGCTGCTGTGGCAGGTCGACCCGGACCGGACGCGTGCCGCGGCCGACACCGGCGCCCTGGTCCTGCCGGTCGCCGACATCCAGCCGCTGCCCGACGAGCCGCCGCTGTCGCTGTTCCGGGACCGCGAGAACGTGGTCATCCCGGTCGGCGTCGAGCTGGACCGGTTCGGGGCCGACGTCGGCAACCTCGTCTACGCCTCGGGCACGATGTTCGGTCACCGCTCGCTGCCACCGGATTGGCTGAACCGCCGCTACCACGTGTACCGGGTGCAGAAGCCGGTGCCCGCGCTGAAGGGCGTCGCCGTGCCGTGGTTCGGGCAGGTCGGCGGCGGCGTGGGCTACTTCCTGGCCACTTCCGTGCGCGACCTGCTGGCCGACGGGAGCCTGGTCGAGGTGGCCGCGGCGGCGGTCCAGCACTAG
- a CDS encoding glycohydrolase toxin TNT-related protein (This protein contains a domain related to Tuberculosis Necrotizing Toxin, which is the C-terminal effector domain of outer membrane channel protein CpnT, and which has a lethal NAD+-glycohydrolase activity.), with amino-acid sequence MGIEIPSEVTWLFPIVVGQSWPEGDETALRRMADAYRTAAQGVKSVIDEGNGAASTVFASQTGEAVQRFEEYWKKFADGDDSYLPKLQKICEQLAESCDNTALEVEYTKLSIIASLIALAIEIAALIAAAFGTFGATTAGIPIAQQATRLIVQFTFRQLIIAILKEVAISVGIDAAIQAVQVARGDRQSWDWGKTTEAAVSGVVSGAVGGLSGGLKFQGGGLPGQVVVGATRGAVEGAVSTVGTAAVLGQDISARDVLMGASAGAVSGGIGGAKDGISVDPPRINPGGPDGPPNLGPAPGPAPGPAAGGPVPGGAAPGGAMPGGPVPGGATPGGVAPGGSAPGGPAVSRDGLDRPLGGSGTTTSSAVAAPPAPGRPVSAPPSVGGDSSPASAPAPSSLSAAPGGVAGGRGGAAVPTLPGGGTSGPSIGSRLGTAGGSAPVGLPGGLVPGGAPGGSTPGGTAPGGTAAGSTPGGTAGRMPGGMPAGGPVPGGSAFAPGSVGASPVGTGAAPGVGSGSASGAAPGSTPGSAPGATSGVRPGVAMPGGVAVGGAPVGGAVPGGSPFGGSTPGGPVPGGPASGGVTPGGPPLGGPVPGSSTPGGVTPGGPPLGGATPGGPVPGATPGGALPGATPGGPVPGGPVPGGPVPGGVPAGGSVPGGPVPGGAVPTGSAPNGSAPAGSGTGSGTHVPAGPSAGTPATGPAGTPMGAPMGAPMAGAAGGAPGGGSGGRGGGVPLASGFAADPGTASSGPDLGVRGDDAVNASSLTGMPVHSLPDAGPVSMPEQRGPASTAPPTTPTPQPGGFGPQPGGFGPQPGGFGPQPGGFGPQPGGPAAPGRPEASAPARTPETAARPTPPSTAPSTAPIRVDGPAPAARGGTDGPAPSSNNPSPTPDTTSSPDTTSPLDTTPPADGPAPDSTPPDTADGPTDLVGEPGDQHTPASSHEWPAEAPGETGTGTGSAADPFPQKNVWNQPAGVVPGFSHNGDYFAVHESTGPTDQSVGTYDQRAAALVEPTYQPYGPHGDYQSFRDAHSKPDGSIDWPPNQGADGARVVVELPAGTVLDRFGSPNGDFLSPLRPDGQAYGFGERAIMPDSLGKGYHVYVLDAPLTVELAQVAPAFDQNGGARQLQPVLDAALADPATGKMSVQRLLDLGVLHEVDVPPADGRVLPPDFGTFDADGTVLRPDVATVADAQAGAFSDHPGATPTPDLGPVSPNGPIPLGEVSQRVDQAIRNSQVTDSGVALHTEDRLRDLSGRIPATDGQVVLDVHTDGDGVRVGDTRYTRDELVQLINNHPDLAGRPITLVGCDAGAGGDNSLAAHVARETGQRVFAPDTLAWSDRHGNVYASSPNEAGTGPKLPPDGGWHAFEPDGTHAPVGEHGMPPGHEPKGDLAVDDQAHRGRLDIEPQVQQPWSAPETTHEQHVRLRDDQSFFQGQELPRDTRITIVGEDGNVRTVVHVDADGRAHVDAIAPNTRHGDNPEVKHPAPNAHYRVEVGHRQDAFVANADGTRQVAQDSVKIGDRVVPIDRAVIIEPIPEPANGRQVIDRDHPLAPRPGEAFTARTDLPPNTRMEVHDTDGTYRGTVQTDADGKPRWVAAPDYLSTDARNPEVMHTSQGTNYNIDRGPLHQEFTTDAQGHPQTAVERTEPTTTRQTPFTDLGQGEPFSRPGQVHDPSTEYLVSDEHGQHRGRFLTDESGHVVFEDTHSGQRSRVNTEITQAPAHAQVTSDGFYGLGKALNPAQSWPTPANGEVQLAVQRTKTDDGYAYSVKVVSGDTSGWTPEQRAAVTRPFNNADPFAARADLPPNTRFVLDDHKKQGYGTFQTGGDGTASHVHTFRPFSPDLNNPLPNAVLVADNDAWRGRTNGDGETVATTGRPDLRSGGAIRRDGSAQLEVGSHGEVDGDGKKLSDGGHHQGNETGGPGEAANQSSQQRDENQGNARPAFVTAETWHRMERDRASFMKSGGTVEVIDTFALRDPLQRHPHTYQTRWRVTLADGTTGIYVRSYPNEHNAALWPADF; translated from the coding sequence GTGGGCATCGAGATCCCGAGCGAGGTCACCTGGCTCTTCCCGATCGTGGTCGGGCAGAGCTGGCCGGAGGGTGATGAGACGGCGCTCCGGCGGATGGCCGACGCCTACCGCACGGCGGCGCAGGGCGTGAAGTCGGTCATCGACGAGGGCAACGGCGCGGCGTCCACCGTGTTCGCCAGCCAGACCGGCGAGGCCGTGCAGCGGTTCGAGGAGTACTGGAAGAAGTTCGCCGACGGCGACGACTCCTACCTGCCGAAGCTGCAGAAGATCTGCGAGCAGCTGGCGGAGAGCTGCGACAACACCGCGCTGGAGGTGGAGTACACCAAGCTGTCGATCATCGCGTCGCTGATCGCGCTGGCGATCGAGATCGCCGCGCTGATCGCCGCGGCGTTCGGCACGTTCGGCGCGACGACGGCGGGCATTCCGATCGCGCAGCAGGCCACCCGGCTGATCGTGCAGTTCACGTTCCGGCAGCTGATCATCGCGATCCTCAAGGAGGTCGCGATCTCGGTCGGCATCGACGCGGCCATCCAGGCCGTGCAGGTGGCGCGCGGCGACCGGCAGTCGTGGGACTGGGGCAAGACGACCGAGGCCGCGGTCTCCGGCGTGGTGTCCGGCGCGGTCGGCGGGCTGTCCGGCGGGCTGAAGTTCCAGGGCGGCGGGCTGCCCGGGCAGGTGGTCGTCGGCGCGACGCGCGGTGCGGTCGAGGGCGCGGTGTCGACGGTCGGCACGGCGGCCGTGCTGGGACAGGACATCTCGGCGCGGGACGTGCTGATGGGCGCGTCGGCCGGCGCGGTGTCCGGTGGCATCGGCGGGGCGAAGGACGGCATCTCGGTCGACCCGCCGCGGATCAACCCCGGTGGACCGGACGGGCCGCCGAACCTCGGTCCGGCGCCGGGTCCGGCGCCCGGACCCGCTGCCGGTGGGCCGGTTCCGGGTGGCGCCGCGCCCGGTGGTGCGATGCCGGGCGGGCCGGTTCCTGGTGGTGCGACGCCCGGTGGAGTGGCGCCGGGTGGTTCTGCGCCCGGTGGGCCGGCGGTGAGCCGTGACGGGTTGGACCGGCCGCTCGGCGGGAGCGGGACGACCACGTCGTCTGCGGTGGCCGCGCCGCCCGCTCCCGGGCGGCCGGTGAGCGCGCCGCCGTCGGTGGGTGGTGACTCGTCGCCTGCGTCCGCGCCTGCGCCTTCGTCGTTGAGCGCCGCTCCGGGTGGGGTGGCCGGCGGGCGCGGTGGTGCTGCGGTGCCGACGTTGCCCGGTGGTGGGACGTCCGGGCCTTCCATCGGCAGCCGGTTGGGCACGGCCGGCGGTTCCGCGCCGGTCGGGCTGCCGGGTGGGTTGGTTCCGGGTGGTGCGCCGGGTGGGTCGACTCCTGGTGGGACGGCTCCTGGTGGGACGGCTGCCGGGTCGACTCCGGGTGGGACGGCTGGGCGGATGCCCGGTGGGATGCCGGCCGGCGGGCCGGTGCCGGGTGGGTCGGCGTTCGCGCCCGGTTCGGTGGGGGCTTCGCCGGTTGGGACGGGTGCTGCTCCCGGGGTGGGTTCGGGGTCGGCTTCCGGGGCGGCTCCTGGGTCGACGCCCGGGTCGGCGCCTGGTGCGACTTCCGGTGTTCGGCCTGGTGTGGCGATGCCGGGTGGCGTTGCTGTTGGGGGTGCTCCTGTCGGTGGGGCTGTGCCGGGTGGCTCGCCGTTCGGTGGTTCCACGCCTGGTGGACCTGTGCCTGGTGGCCCGGCGTCCGGTGGTGTGACGCCCGGTGGTCCGCCGCTTGGTGGACCTGTGCCCGGTAGCTCGACGCCTGGTGGTGTGACGCCGGGTGGTCCGCCGCTTGGTGGGGCGACGCCTGGTGGACCTGTCCCTGGTGCGACGCCTGGTGGGGCGCTGCCTGGTGCGACGCCCGGGGGACCCGTGCCCGGTGGGCCGGTCCCCGGTGGTCCGGTGCCTGGTGGGGTGCCCGCCGGTGGTTCGGTGCCTGGCGGTCCGGTGCCTGGTGGGGCGGTGCCTACTGGTTCCGCTCCTAATGGTTCCGCGCCCGCCGGCAGTGGGACCGGCAGTGGGACGCACGTGCCTGCCGGCCCGAGTGCTGGAACGCCTGCGACTGGACCGGCGGGGACTCCTATGGGGGCCCCGATGGGAGCTCCGATGGCCGGTGCGGCCGGCGGGGCGCCTGGCGGCGGTAGTGGTGGGCGTGGTGGCGGTGTGCCGTTGGCGAGTGGCTTCGCGGCTGACCCCGGCACCGCCTCGTCCGGGCCGGACCTGGGTGTTCGGGGTGATGACGCGGTCAACGCGAGTTCGTTGACCGGGATGCCGGTCCACTCGCTGCCGGACGCCGGTCCGGTGTCCATGCCCGAGCAGCGCGGGCCCGCGTCCACCGCGCCGCCGACGACACCCACGCCCCAGCCCGGCGGGTTCGGGCCGCAGCCTGGTGGGTTTGGACCTCAACCCGGTGGATTTGGGCCGCAGCCCGGCGGGTTCGGGCCGCAGCCCGGTGGTCCCGCGGCACCGGGGCGTCCGGAGGCTTCGGCGCCTGCGCGCACTCCGGAGACCGCCGCGCGTCCTACCCCGCCGTCGACCGCGCCGTCGACCGCGCCGATCCGCGTCGACGGACCGGCTCCTGCGGCTCGCGGCGGCACGGACGGTCCCGCGCCGTCCAGCAACAACCCTTCCCCGACCCCGGACACGACCTCGTCCCCGGACACGACCTCGCCCCTGGACACGACCCCGCCTGCCGATGGGCCGGCTCCGGACAGCACGCCGCCCGACACCGCCGACGGGCCGACGGACCTGGTCGGCGAGCCCGGTGACCAGCACACCCCGGCGTCCAGCCACGAGTGGCCCGCCGAAGCACCGGGCGAAACCGGCACCGGCACCGGCAGTGCGGCGGATCCGTTCCCCCAGAAGAACGTCTGGAACCAGCCTGCCGGTGTCGTCCCCGGCTTCTCCCACAACGGCGACTACTTCGCCGTCCACGAGAGCACCGGCCCCACCGACCAGTCCGTCGGCACGTACGACCAGCGCGCCGCCGCCCTCGTCGAACCGACCTACCAGCCCTACGGCCCGCACGGCGACTACCAGTCGTTCCGCGACGCCCACTCCAAGCCCGACGGCAGCATCGACTGGCCGCCGAACCAGGGCGCGGACGGCGCGCGCGTCGTCGTGGAACTGCCCGCGGGCACCGTGCTGGACCGGTTCGGCAGCCCCAACGGCGACTTCCTCTCGCCGCTGCGCCCGGACGGCCAGGCGTACGGCTTCGGCGAGCGCGCGATCATGCCGGACAGCCTCGGCAAGGGCTACCACGTCTACGTCCTGGACGCCCCGCTCACCGTTGAACTCGCCCAGGTCGCGCCCGCGTTCGACCAGAACGGCGGCGCGCGGCAGCTGCAGCCGGTCCTCGACGCGGCCCTCGCCGACCCGGCCACGGGCAAGATGAGCGTCCAGCGACTGCTGGACCTCGGCGTCCTGCACGAGGTCGACGTGCCGCCCGCCGACGGCCGCGTGCTGCCGCCCGACTTCGGCACGTTCGACGCCGACGGCACCGTGCTCCGGCCCGACGTGGCGACGGTGGCCGACGCGCAGGCCGGCGCGTTCAGCGACCACCCGGGCGCCACGCCGACCCCGGACCTCGGCCCGGTCTCGCCCAACGGCCCGATCCCGCTCGGCGAGGTGTCGCAGCGCGTCGACCAGGCGATCCGCAACAGCCAGGTCACCGACTCCGGTGTCGCGCTGCACACCGAGGACCGCCTGCGGGACCTGTCCGGCCGCATCCCGGCCACCGACGGCCAGGTCGTCCTCGACGTCCACACCGACGGCGACGGCGTCCGGGTCGGCGACACCCGCTACACCCGCGACGAACTCGTCCAGCTGATCAACAACCACCCGGACCTCGCCGGTCGGCCGATCACGCTGGTCGGCTGCGACGCGGGCGCGGGCGGCGACAACAGCCTGGCCGCGCACGTCGCCAGGGAGACCGGTCAGCGGGTCTTCGCGCCGGACACCCTGGCCTGGTCGGACCGGCACGGCAACGTCTACGCCAGTTCGCCGAACGAGGCGGGCACCGGCCCGAAGCTCCCGCCGGACGGCGGCTGGCACGCGTTCGAGCCGGACGGCACGCACGCGCCCGTCGGCGAGCACGGCATGCCGCCCGGCCACGAGCCCAAGGGCGACCTCGCCGTCGACGACCAGGCGCACCGCGGCCGGCTCGACATCGAGCCGCAGGTGCAGCAGCCGTGGTCGGCCCCGGAGACGACGCACGAGCAGCACGTCCGGCTGCGCGACGACCAGTCGTTCTTCCAGGGCCAGGAGCTGCCGAGGGACACCCGGATCACGATCGTCGGCGAGGACGGCAACGTGCGCACGGTCGTGCACGTCGACGCCGACGGCCGGGCGCACGTCGACGCCATCGCGCCGAACACCCGCCACGGCGACAACCCCGAGGTCAAGCACCCCGCGCCGAACGCCCACTACCGGGTGGAGGTCGGGCACCGGCAGGACGCGTTCGTGGCCAACGCCGACGGCACGCGCCAGGTCGCGCAGGACAGCGTCAAGATCGGCGACCGGGTCGTCCCGATCGACCGCGCGGTGATCATCGAGCCGATCCCGGAGCCCGCGAACGGCCGGCAGGTGATCGACCGCGACCACCCGCTGGCGCCGCGGCCGGGCGAGGCGTTCACCGCCCGCACCGACCTGCCGCCGAACACGCGGATGGAGGTCCACGACACCGACGGCACGTACCGCGGCACGGTGCAGACCGACGCCGACGGCAAGCCGAGGTGGGTGGCCGCCCCCGACTACCTGTCCACCGACGCCCGCAACCCCGAGGTGATGCACACCTCGCAGGGCACGAACTACAACATCGACCGGGGCCCGCTGCACCAGGAGTTCACCACCGACGCGCAGGGCCACCCGCAGACCGCGGTCGAGCGCACCGAGCCGACCACCACCCGGCAGACCCCGTTCACCGACCTGGGGCAGGGCGAGCCGTTCAGCCGGCCCGGCCAGGTGCACGACCCGAGCACCGAGTACCTGGTCTCCGACGAGCACGGCCAGCACCGCGGCCGGTTCCTCACCGACGAGTCCGGGCACGTGGTGTTCGAGGACACCCACTCGGGCCAGCGCAGCCGGGTCAACACCGAGATCACCCAGGCCCCGGCGCACGCGCAGGTCACGTCCGACGGCTTCTACGGCCTGGGCAAGGCGTTGAACCCGGCGCAGAGCTGGCCGACCCCCGCCAACGGCGAGGTGCAGCTGGCCGTGCAGCGCACCAAGACCGACGACGGGTACGCCTACTCGGTCAAGGTCGTCAGCGGCGACACGTCGGGGTGGACTCCGGAGCAGCGGGCCGCGGTGACCCGCCCGTTCAACAACGCCGACCCGTTCGCGGCCCGCGCCGACCTGCCGCCGAACACCCGGTTCGTGCTGGACGACCACAAGAAGCAGGGCTACGGCACGTTCCAGACCGGCGGGGACGGCACGGCCTCGCACGTGCACACGTTCCGGCCGTTCAGCCCGGACCTGAACAACCCGCTGCCCAACGCGGTGCTGGTCGCCGACAACGACGCGTGGCGCGGTCGCACGAACGGCGACGGCGAGACGGTCGCGACCACGGGCAGGCCCGATCTCAGGTCCGGTGGCGCGATCCGCCGCGACGGCAGCGCGCAGCTCGAGGTCGGCAGCCACGGCGAGGTCGACGGCGACGGCAAGAAGCTGTCCGACGGCGGTCACCACCAGGGCAACGAGACCGGCGGTCCCGGTGAGGCGGCGAACCAGTCGAGCCAGCAGCGCGACGAGAACCAGGGCAACGCGCGCCCGGCGTTCGTCACCGCCGAGACGTGGCACCGGATGGAGCGGGACCGCGCGAGCTTCATGAAATCGGGCGGTACGGTCGAGGTGATCGACACGTTCGCACTGCGCGACCCGCTGCAGCGCCACCCGCACACGTACCAGACGCGGTGGCGTGTGACGCTCGCCGACGGCACCACCGGGATCTACGTCAGGAGCTACCCCAATGAGCACAACGCAGCCCTCTGGCCGGCCGACTTCTGA